From a single Portunus trituberculatus isolate SZX2019 chromosome 15, ASM1759143v1, whole genome shotgun sequence genomic region:
- the LOC123504223 gene encoding protein piccolo-like isoform X2 codes for MPDRRRQRQQRVRHDAGGTQNPVGASNREPEPEKPASGRPPRQASSGVVYAEPKEYESVTIMPDKEVAEPQKYHRPGVLSNWSRYEEISTDDIEEGEDYLLGEDFSQVLEQQATSGGGYLQLKGESNWEENESSILASHGLGVLHIADLVSAINTLPLYTQLNMPEESLPESILEYYTHLAEDNKKLYHPNSKNYNECLDVNQKIIQSLKISDNEPLDLASEEPDNHTTRSAVDVAMSLSKDFDQVPEDVDLAAFIQEPIAERQPSPVKQPSPLRQSSPQKILPPVKQPCIKEPSPVKQPCIKEPSPVKQPCVKEPSPLKQPCVKEPSPVKQPCVKEPSAVKQPCVKEPSPVKQPCVKEPSPIDQPFVREPSPVKQPAIKEPNPVKQPCVKESSLMKQPDIQEPSPVDKPYIKEPSSAKEPAVEKSLPQRRKGRKQAMTEPENKSSTQSKDKGSIQFDFGLPKKSSKITNKPSESDVSKVKTSSTPLDVKDILNVKVDDSSTQDEDNKGPTVDLDAPEEKSKPVLLVSETEAENLEDWLDSMLDD; via the exons ATGCCAGacaggaggaggcagagacaGCAACGAGTTCGTCATGATGCTGGAG gtaCCCAAAATCCAGTCGGGGCAAGTAACAGAGAGCCCGAACCAGAGAAACCTGCATCTGGTAGGCCTCCTAGACAAGCTTCTTCAGGTGTGGTATATGCTGAGCCAAAGGAATATGAATCAG TTACAATTATGCCAGACAAGGAGGTAGCAGAGCCTCAAAAATATCATCGTCCTGGAGTTTTGAGTAATTGGTCTCGCTATGAGGAAATTTCTACTGATGATATTGAAGAAGGTGAAGATTATCTTCTAGGGGAGGACTTTTCTCAAGTGTTGGAACAACAAG CTACTTCAGGCGGAGGATACCTGCAGTTGAAGGGAGAATCTAATTGGGAGGAAAATGAATCAAGCATCCTTGCATCACATGGCTTGGGAGTGTTGCACATTGCAGATTTGGTATCTGCCATTAATACCCTGCCACTTTATACTCAACTTAATATGCCTGAGGAATCACTTCCA gAGTCTATTTTGGAATATTATACTCATCTAGCTGAAGATAACAAGAAACTTTATCATCCAAACAGCAAGAACTATAATGAGTGTCTTGATGTAAATCAGAAAATTATCCAAAGTTTAAAAATCAGTGACAATGAGCCTCTAGATCTTGCAAGTGAGGAACCAGACAATCATACCACAAGAAGTGCTGTAGATGTTGCTATGTCATTATCCAAAGACTTTGACCAAGTGCCTGAGGATGTTGATCTTGCAGCATTTATACAAGAACCAATAGCAGAGAGGCAACCTAGTCCTGTAAAGCAACCGAGTCCCTTGAGACAATCTAGTCCACAAAAGATACTCCCACCAGTGAAACAGCCTTGTATCAAAGAGCCCAGTCCAGTGAAGCAGCCTTGTATCAAAGAGCCCAGTCCAGTGAAGCAGCCTTGTGTTAAAGAGCCCAGTCCATTGAAGCAGCCTTGTGTTAAAGAGCCTAGTCCAGTTAAGCAACCTTGTGTTAAAGAGCCTAGTGCAGTGAAGCAACCTTGTGTTAAAGAGCCTAGTCCAGTGAAGCAGCCTTGTGTCAAAGAGCCCAGTCCAATTGATCAGCCATTTGTCAGAGAGCCTAGTCCAGTAAAACAGCCTGCTATTAAAGAGCCCAATCCAGTGAAGCAGCCATGTGTCAAAGAGTCTAGTCTAATGAAGCAGCCTGATATTCAAGAGCCCAGTCCAGTTGACAAGCCATATATCAAAGAGCCCAGTTCAGCAAAGGAGCCTGCTGTTGAAAAAAGCCTtccacaaagaagaaaaggaaggaaacaagcaaTGACTGAACCAGAAAATAAGTCAAGCACTCAAAGCAAAGACAAAGGCTCCATACAGTTTGATTTTGGTCTTCCAAAGAAAAGCTCCAAGATTACTAACAAACCAAGTGAATCTGATGTGTCCAAAGTGAAGACTTCTTCCACTCCACTTGATGTGAAGGACATCCTAAATGTGAAAGTAGATGATTCATCAACACAGGATGAAGATAATAAGGGCCCAACAGTAGATTTAGATGCTCCAGAAGAAAAGAGCAAACCTGTTTTATTGGTCAGTGAAACAGAAGctgaaaacttggaagattggTTAGACTCAATGCTGGATGATTAG
- the LOC123504223 gene encoding protein piccolo-like isoform X1: MVVARISYLQGASRPGKYLFCYQSGSSLAQDYRRVSLECVINRSGIRAMPDRRRQRQQRVRHDAGGTQNPVGASNREPEPEKPASGRPPRQASSGVVYAEPKEYESVTIMPDKEVAEPQKYHRPGVLSNWSRYEEISTDDIEEGEDYLLGEDFSQVLEQQATSGGGYLQLKGESNWEENESSILASHGLGVLHIADLVSAINTLPLYTQLNMPEESLPESILEYYTHLAEDNKKLYHPNSKNYNECLDVNQKIIQSLKISDNEPLDLASEEPDNHTTRSAVDVAMSLSKDFDQVPEDVDLAAFIQEPIAERQPSPVKQPSPLRQSSPQKILPPVKQPCIKEPSPVKQPCIKEPSPVKQPCVKEPSPLKQPCVKEPSPVKQPCVKEPSAVKQPCVKEPSPVKQPCVKEPSPIDQPFVREPSPVKQPAIKEPNPVKQPCVKESSLMKQPDIQEPSPVDKPYIKEPSSAKEPAVEKSLPQRRKGRKQAMTEPENKSSTQSKDKGSIQFDFGLPKKSSKITNKPSESDVSKVKTSSTPLDVKDILNVKVDDSSTQDEDNKGPTVDLDAPEEKSKPVLLVSETEAENLEDWLDSMLDD; the protein is encoded by the exons ATGGTTGTTGCCAGGATCAGTTACTTGCAGGGTGCCAGCAGGCCTGGAAAGTATCTGTTTTGTTACCAGAGCGGGTCTTCATTAGCGCAAGACTACAGACGGGTGAGCCTGGAGTGTGTGATCAATAGAAGTGGTATACG AGCAATGCCAGacaggaggaggcagagacaGCAACGAGTTCGTCATGATGCTGGAG gtaCCCAAAATCCAGTCGGGGCAAGTAACAGAGAGCCCGAACCAGAGAAACCTGCATCTGGTAGGCCTCCTAGACAAGCTTCTTCAGGTGTGGTATATGCTGAGCCAAAGGAATATGAATCAG TTACAATTATGCCAGACAAGGAGGTAGCAGAGCCTCAAAAATATCATCGTCCTGGAGTTTTGAGTAATTGGTCTCGCTATGAGGAAATTTCTACTGATGATATTGAAGAAGGTGAAGATTATCTTCTAGGGGAGGACTTTTCTCAAGTGTTGGAACAACAAG CTACTTCAGGCGGAGGATACCTGCAGTTGAAGGGAGAATCTAATTGGGAGGAAAATGAATCAAGCATCCTTGCATCACATGGCTTGGGAGTGTTGCACATTGCAGATTTGGTATCTGCCATTAATACCCTGCCACTTTATACTCAACTTAATATGCCTGAGGAATCACTTCCA gAGTCTATTTTGGAATATTATACTCATCTAGCTGAAGATAACAAGAAACTTTATCATCCAAACAGCAAGAACTATAATGAGTGTCTTGATGTAAATCAGAAAATTATCCAAAGTTTAAAAATCAGTGACAATGAGCCTCTAGATCTTGCAAGTGAGGAACCAGACAATCATACCACAAGAAGTGCTGTAGATGTTGCTATGTCATTATCCAAAGACTTTGACCAAGTGCCTGAGGATGTTGATCTTGCAGCATTTATACAAGAACCAATAGCAGAGAGGCAACCTAGTCCTGTAAAGCAACCGAGTCCCTTGAGACAATCTAGTCCACAAAAGATACTCCCACCAGTGAAACAGCCTTGTATCAAAGAGCCCAGTCCAGTGAAGCAGCCTTGTATCAAAGAGCCCAGTCCAGTGAAGCAGCCTTGTGTTAAAGAGCCCAGTCCATTGAAGCAGCCTTGTGTTAAAGAGCCTAGTCCAGTTAAGCAACCTTGTGTTAAAGAGCCTAGTGCAGTGAAGCAACCTTGTGTTAAAGAGCCTAGTCCAGTGAAGCAGCCTTGTGTCAAAGAGCCCAGTCCAATTGATCAGCCATTTGTCAGAGAGCCTAGTCCAGTAAAACAGCCTGCTATTAAAGAGCCCAATCCAGTGAAGCAGCCATGTGTCAAAGAGTCTAGTCTAATGAAGCAGCCTGATATTCAAGAGCCCAGTCCAGTTGACAAGCCATATATCAAAGAGCCCAGTTCAGCAAAGGAGCCTGCTGTTGAAAAAAGCCTtccacaaagaagaaaaggaaggaaacaagcaaTGACTGAACCAGAAAATAAGTCAAGCACTCAAAGCAAAGACAAAGGCTCCATACAGTTTGATTTTGGTCTTCCAAAGAAAAGCTCCAAGATTACTAACAAACCAAGTGAATCTGATGTGTCCAAAGTGAAGACTTCTTCCACTCCACTTGATGTGAAGGACATCCTAAATGTGAAAGTAGATGATTCATCAACACAGGATGAAGATAATAAGGGCCCAACAGTAGATTTAGATGCTCCAGAAGAAAAGAGCAAACCTGTTTTATTGGTCAGTGAAACAGAAGctgaaaacttggaagattggTTAGACTCAATGCTGGATGATTAG